DNA from Salinispora arenicola:
CGTTGTGCTGGCGGTCTTGTTGTTGTCGCAGCGCAGATCGACCCGGTAGTCCCCGGGTTTCGTGCTGCCCGGGACGGTGGTGTGGCCGGTGAGGAAGCCGTTGTCGGGCCGGAGGAAGACCGGGCCGTTGAAGGCGTCCGAGGTCGCCGTCGCCTGGCGGTTGTTGGACTTATCACAGCTGGCCCGAATGTCGACCCGGCTGCCGGCTTGTGCCGGATTCGGCGTGACCTCGATGAAGGTGTGCTCGCCGGCGCTGGCCGGTGCGGCACCAAACAGGACGAATGCTGCCACCAAGGCCAGCATGGCGAGTACGCTACGACCCCGCATGATTCCCCCTTCCGGCGCCGACCACCGGACCCTCCCGGGTGCCGCGGCCTGCTTTCCCGCTGGCCTCCGGGCAAACCCCCGCGGGGGTTAGCGGCGGCGGCGCGACGACGGTGTCTTGTCGCTGCCGTCGGGGACGGGTGGGGTGACCGCCCGCCAGCGGAGCGGGGTGGAGAGCACCATCGTGCTGGACGGTTGGCCGTACGCGGCGAGTCTGTCGATGACTGCCTCGAACTCCCCGATCGAGCCTGCGGTGACCGTCAGCATGCTGCATGCGTCGCCGGTGATCCGGTGGACCTGCATGATCTCCGGCCAGTCGGTGGTCTCCGGGTGGTTGAGGATGCAGCGGGCGCCGTAACAGGACATCCGGATCAGTGCGACCACCGACCGTCCAGCGCGGGCTGGATCGACGTGCGCGTGGTAGCCGGTGATGACCCCCGACTCCTCCAGCCGGCGTACGCGCTCGGCTACCGCTGGTGGGGAGAGGTGCACCCGTCGGGACAGTTCGCTGTACGACAGGCGGGCATCGGCCTGTAGTTCACGCAGCAGCGCCCAGTCCATCTCGTCCACACTGGGAGACCTTACGTTCTCCAACCTGTTTCGGGCATCACCTTGTGAACGGTAGGTGAACCATCATGACAGCCGTTACCTCGGCATTCCTTTAGCCCGGCCAGGCGCGGCATCATGTCCGCTACCGGCAGCGCGGTCCGACGGCCGGCACGAGCGAAGGGAGCGGACCGGTGGAACGGACAGAACGACGGGCGGCCACCCGGGCGGAGGTGCGGCCGGCGACCCCGAGGCAACGCGCTACCCGGGCCGCCCGCAACGGTGGCGAACCGACTCTGGAGTTCACCGGGCGAGTCCCCTACGACGCCTACGTGCACGCCAGCACCCTGCACCGGCTGCAGGCGCCGTTGAGCAGCGACCCGGGTGAGATGTCCTTCCTCGTGATCAGCCAGATCATGGAGTTGTACTTCAATCTGACCTGCCACGAGCTGCGCGAGACCCAGCAGCTGCTGCGGGCGGATCGGGTCCGGGAAGCCCTGTCCCCGTTGCGCCGCGCCGCCCTGCATCTGGAAGGGCTGAACGCGGCCTGGCGGAGCTTGCGCTGGATGACTCCCGCCGACTTCAACCGCTTCCGTAACCTCCTCGGCGAAGGCTCCGGCTTCCAGTCGGCGATGTACCGCCACCTGGAACTCCTGCTCGGCCTCCGTGATCCAGCCCTGATCCGTCCGTTCCGGCGGCAGAGCGAGGTGCACGCCGAACTGACCGCCGCCCTGAACGCTCCCAGCCTCTGGGACGACGTTCTCGCCCTGCTCGCCCGCCAGGGCTACGACCTACCCCGGGAGCTGCTCGGCCGCGACGTTGCCGAAGAACACCAGCCGCACCCAGCGGTGGAGGCGGCGTGGGTGCAGATCTACACCGACGGTCCTGACAACCAGCTGAGGATGCTCGGCGAGGCGCTGAGCGAGGTGGCTGAGTGGTTCGGAGACTGGCGCTGGCACCATGTCAAGGCGGTGCAGCGGACGATGGGCGCCAAGGTTGGCAGCGGTGGCTCAGCCGGCTTGGCCTGGCTGCAACGGAGCATGGCCCGGGTGGTCTTCCCGGAGCTGTGGTCGGCCCGGACCGCGATGTGAGTGGAGAGCGGAGCGAGCGTATGAACAAGGAAGAGCTGGATCAGGAGGAGAAGGCGGCGAACCGCCTCGACACCGCTGATCCCGGCCATCGCCACCTGTTCCACCTCCCGCCTTCCGACGGCGGTCGCTACCAGCAGGCCGCGTACCTGGCCGGGAACTCGCTGGGCCTGCAGCCCCTGGCCACCAGGGACGAGCTGCTCGCCGATCTGGACGCATGGCGTCGTCTCGGGGTGGAAGGGCACCTGGAGGCAGACCGGCCGTGGCTGCCGTACCACGAGTTGTTGACCGCGCCGACCGCCCGGTTGGTCGGCGCGCGGCCGGCGGAGGTGGTGGTGATGAACTCTCTCACCGTCAACCTGCACCTGCTGATGGTGAGCTTCTACCGGCCGGTCGGCGCCCGCACCCGGATCGTCATCGAGGACAACGCCTTCCCCTCGGACAGCTACGCCGTCCGGAGCCAGGCCCGATTCCACGGCCTCGACCCGGACACCACGGTGGTGCGCCTGGCGCCGCGCCCCGGCGAGGACACCCTGCGTACCGTCGACGTGCTCGACCTGCTCGCCGCCGAGGGTGACACCATCGCGTTGGTGCTGCTCGGCGGGGTCAACTACCTGACCGGCGAGCTGTTGGACATCCCAGCGATCACCGCTGCCGGCCGTGCGGCCGGCGCGGCAGTCGGGTGGGACTTGGCGCACGCCGCGGGAAACGTCCCGCTGTCCCTGCATGACTGGGATGTCGACTTCGCGGCATGGTGCTCCTACAAGTACCTGAACTCGGGACCAGGTGGGCTGTCCGGTGTGTTCGTCCACGAGCGCCACCTCGCCGACCCGACGCTGCCCCGTTTCGAAGGCTGGTGGAGCACCGACGCGGCCATCCGGTTCGAGATGTCGCCGGTCGCCCGGCCGCCGGCGACCGCGGAGGCGTGGCAGGTCTCCAACCCTCCGATCTTCGCGATGGGACCGGTGCGTACGTCGCTGGAGCTCTTCGATTCGGTCGGCATGACGGCACTGCGGGAGCGCAGTGTTCGCCTCACCGGATATCTGGAGTGGCTGCTGGACCAGATCACACCAGGCCGGCAACTGGCGGTGGTCACGCCGCGCGACCCGGACCGCCGTGGCGCACAGCTGTCGGTTCGGATCGGCTCCGGCAGTGCCGCCGAACTGACCAAGCGGCTGCGGTGCGAGTACGGGGTGATCGCTGACGCCCGGGAGCCGGACATCGTCCGCTTCGCGCCGGTGCCGCTGTACTCGACGTACCACGACTGCTGGCGGGTGGCCGACGCCCTGGCCGCGACGGTGGAGGTCCGCGGATGAGTGCGGACCACGACGACGAGGTCGCCGTCGTCGGCGCCGGGCTCTCCGGATGCTTGCTCGCTGCCTTCCTCGCCCGGCGCGGCTACCCGGTCACCCTCTACGAACGCCGGCCCGACCCCCGGACCGGTCGGGTCGACCGGGGTCGCTCCATCAACCTGGCGCTCTCCGAACGCGGGCTGGACGCGTTGCGCCGGATCGGCCTGGACGCACGGGTGATGGCCGAGGCGTTGCCGATGCGTGGCCGGATGATCCACCCGGTTGACGGCGAGCCGCAGTTCCAGGCGTACAGCGCGGCCGGGGACCGGGC
Protein-coding regions in this window:
- a CDS encoding Lrp/AsnC family transcriptional regulator, which translates into the protein MDEMDWALLRELQADARLSYSELSRRVHLSPPAVAERVRRLEESGVITGYHAHVDPARAGRSVVALIRMSCYGARCILNHPETTDWPEIMQVHRITGDACSMLTVTAGSIGEFEAVIDRLAAYGQPSSTMVLSTPLRWRAVTPPVPDGSDKTPSSRRRR
- a CDS encoding tryptophan 2,3-dioxygenase, translated to MERTERRAATRAEVRPATPRQRATRAARNGGEPTLEFTGRVPYDAYVHASTLHRLQAPLSSDPGEMSFLVISQIMELYFNLTCHELRETQQLLRADRVREALSPLRRAALHLEGLNAAWRSLRWMTPADFNRFRNLLGEGSGFQSAMYRHLELLLGLRDPALIRPFRRQSEVHAELTAALNAPSLWDDVLALLARQGYDLPRELLGRDVAEEHQPHPAVEAAWVQIYTDGPDNQLRMLGEALSEVAEWFGDWRWHHVKAVQRTMGAKVGSGGSAGLAWLQRSMARVVFPELWSARTAM
- the kynU gene encoding kynureninase; the protein is MNKEELDQEEKAANRLDTADPGHRHLFHLPPSDGGRYQQAAYLAGNSLGLQPLATRDELLADLDAWRRLGVEGHLEADRPWLPYHELLTAPTARLVGARPAEVVVMNSLTVNLHLLMVSFYRPVGARTRIVIEDNAFPSDSYAVRSQARFHGLDPDTTVVRLAPRPGEDTLRTVDVLDLLAAEGDTIALVLLGGVNYLTGELLDIPAITAAGRAAGAAVGWDLAHAAGNVPLSLHDWDVDFAAWCSYKYLNSGPGGLSGVFVHERHLADPTLPRFEGWWSTDAAIRFEMSPVARPPATAEAWQVSNPPIFAMGPVRTSLELFDSVGMTALRERSVRLTGYLEWLLDQITPGRQLAVVTPRDPDRRGAQLSVRIGSGSAAELTKRLRCEYGVIADAREPDIVRFAPVPLYSTYHDCWRVADALAATVEVRG